From the genome of Mycoplasma anserisalpingitidis, one region includes:
- a CDS encoding RDD family protein gives MYLYQNSSFFKRFFSSILDAVISVIVCVFLFFLIANFSDLRNVEFNKLQYYLTFILVISFLVFYYIFIPYFWKGSTLMMHIFKMKIINEDKNKKINLLDLIKRNFLLYIILLNLIYIMTFFDNESIRDFKLSDEQIKNLPFWNKAKINFTYAFTTVFIFTSFLNYVVLLLNKKKLSAIEYVSNTRVVNKKIIYVEKNQNIKLMPVQIEEREIIIITND, from the coding sequence ATGTATTTATATCAAAACTCAAGTTTTTTTAAGAGATTTTTTAGTTCAATCTTAGATGCTGTAATTTCTGTAATTGTTTGTGTTTTTTTATTTTTTTTAATTGCTAATTTTAGTGATTTGAGAAATGTTGAATTTAATAAATTACAATATTATTTAACCTTTATTTTAGTAATTTCTTTCTTGGTTTTTTATTACATTTTTATCCCTTATTTTTGAAAAGGTTCAACATTAATGATGCATATTTTCAAAATGAAAATAATAAACGAAGATAAGAATAAAAAGATTAACCTATTAGACCTAATAAAACGAAATTTTTTATTGTACATTATACTTTTAAATTTAATTTATATTATGACTTTTTTTGATAATGAAAGTATTAGAGATTTTAAGTTGAGTGATGAACAGATTAAAAATCTTCCATTTTGAAATAAAGCAAAGATTAATTTCACCTATGCTTTCACAACCGTTTTTATCTTCACATCATTCCTAAATTATGTTGTTTTACTTTTGAACAAGAAAAAACTTTCAGCTATTGAATATGTAAGTAACACAAGAGTTGTAAACAAAAAAATAATTTATGTTGAAAAAAATCAAAACATTAAATTAATGCCTGTACAAATTGAAGAAAGAGAAATAATTATTATTACCAATGATTAA
- a CDS encoding ATP-dependent helicase has protein sequence MKINNISLLDDLNEQQKEAVQYFNSSLRIIAGPGSGKTKVLTRKVAYLINDLGITPNKILAVTFTNKAANEMSERIRQYCDADTDKLNISTFHALCAKILRIEYLSAELKSDFLIIDEIDKKDILSNIYKELNISKSQITFSNMIQKISWYKNTKISLDELAKEMEISIDDPIILAIKSYEHELAAKRMVDFDDLIIRVEALFDKHPEIAKKWSEKFSFILVDEFQDTSVSQYNIVKKLINKDTHITIVGDPDQTIYNWRGADVSLILDFHKDFSDTKTIVLQTNYRSTKKIVNAANQLIVHNKKRYVKDLITDNEVGVDIEFFHAFNMEAEARWVVQKINELKKNKIQLKNIAILYRSNFYSRPFEEALIKENINHKIFNGVKFFQREEIKNSIAFLRILYDGSDLAFERVVNIPTRGIGETTLEKCVEIAKNNKKTLFNTFMQDFKTLPIRANIIREKLYPFLYSIKKHSALLKSEKHKMKISEVLRLFLEDIGYLKSIENISNLRGSAVDNVNELIESIKNWEEQNPDKGVKEYLEMVSLLSSSDEFDTGTNYVSLMTIHSAKGLEFDNVFIVGMSENIFPSVRSINDSNPELVEEERRLAYVAVTRARKRLFISDSRGIVLGTRIDKSPSRFIKEMGIDIEKFILVQDDHLSFDTDLVDDEHQNDKIIVGDFISHNIFGEGEVLEVNNSDIIVSFVVDNKTRTLRKNHPAIKLIRK, from the coding sequence ATGAAAATAAATAATATATCATTGTTAGATGACTTGAATGAACAACAAAAAGAAGCTGTTCAATATTTTAATAGTTCACTAAGAATAATCGCTGGACCTGGAAGTGGTAAAACCAAAGTTCTAACAAGAAAAGTTGCTTACTTAATTAATGATTTAGGGATTACTCCTAATAAAATATTAGCTGTTACATTTACAAATAAGGCCGCAAATGAAATGTCTGAAAGAATCAGACAATACTGCGATGCAGACACAGATAAATTAAATATCAGCACTTTTCACGCTTTATGTGCAAAAATTCTTAGAATCGAATATTTAAGTGCTGAATTAAAAAGTGATTTCTTAATCATTGATGAAATTGATAAAAAGGATATTCTTTCAAATATATACAAAGAATTAAATATTAGTAAAAGTCAAATAACTTTTTCAAATATGATACAAAAGATATCATGATACAAAAACACCAAAATCTCATTAGACGAATTAGCTAAGGAGATGGAAATTTCTATTGATGATCCAATCATTTTAGCCATTAAAAGCTATGAACATGAATTAGCGGCAAAAAGAATGGTTGATTTTGATGATTTGATTATTCGTGTAGAAGCTTTATTCGACAAGCATCCTGAAATTGCTAAAAAATGATCAGAAAAATTCTCATTTATTTTAGTTGACGAATTTCAAGATACCTCTGTTTCACAATATAATATTGTTAAAAAATTAATAAACAAGGATACACACATTACAATTGTTGGTGATCCAGATCAAACAATTTATAATTGACGTGGAGCTGATGTTAGTTTAATTTTAGACTTTCACAAAGATTTTAGTGATACCAAAACCATTGTTCTTCAAACCAACTATCGTTCAACAAAGAAAATTGTTAATGCAGCCAATCAATTAATTGTTCATAATAAAAAAAGATATGTAAAAGATTTAATAACTGATAATGAGGTCGGTGTTGATATCGAATTCTTTCATGCATTTAACATGGAAGCGGAAGCTAGATGAGTTGTTCAAAAAATAAATGAACTAAAGAAAAACAAAATTCAGCTTAAAAATATCGCTATTCTTTATCGCTCAAATTTTTATTCAAGACCTTTTGAAGAAGCACTAATAAAAGAAAATATTAATCACAAAATATTTAACGGAGTTAAATTCTTCCAAAGAGAAGAGATCAAAAACTCAATAGCATTTTTAAGAATTCTTTATGATGGTTCAGATTTAGCTTTCGAAAGAGTTGTAAACATACCAACAAGAGGAATTGGCGAAACCACTCTAGAAAAATGTGTTGAAATTGCTAAAAATAATAAAAAAACATTATTTAACACATTCATGCAAGATTTCAAGACTTTACCAATTAGAGCAAATATCATAAGAGAAAAACTTTATCCATTCCTTTATAGCATTAAAAAACATAGTGCATTATTAAAATCTGAAAAACATAAAATGAAAATTTCAGAAGTATTAAGATTGTTTCTTGAAGACATCGGATATCTTAAATCAATCGAAAATATTTCAAACTTGAGAGGTTCTGCTGTAGATAATGTTAATGAATTAATTGAATCAATCAAGAATTGAGAGGAACAAAATCCTGATAAAGGTGTTAAGGAATATCTTGAGATGGTTTCACTTCTTAGCTCATCTGATGAATTTGATACCGGAACTAATTATGTTTCGCTAATGACTATCCACTCAGCCAAGGGTCTTGAGTTTGATAATGTATTTATAGTCGGAATGAGTGAAAATATCTTCCCATCAGTCAGATCAATTAATGATTCAAACCCTGAATTAGTTGAAGAAGAAAGAAGACTAGCTTATGTTGCTGTAACTAGAGCTAGAAAAAGATTATTTATTTCAGATTCTCGTGGTATAGTTCTTGGTACGAGAATTGATAAATCTCCTTCTAGATTTATTAAAGAAATGGGTATTGATATCGAAAAATTCATTTTAGTTCAAGATGACCACTTAAGTTTTGATACTGATTTAGTTGATGATGAACACCAAAACGACAAGATAATTGTAGGTGATTTTATTTCACATAATATTTTTGGTGAAGGTGAAGTTTTAGAAGTTAATAATTCAGATATTATAGTTTCATTCGTAGTAGATAATAAGACTAGAACACTAAGAAAAAATCACCCTGCTATTAAATTAATTAGAAAATAA
- a CDS encoding CNNM domain-containing protein gives MPNYIKIILLVVLILLFLLSSIFSGAETAYTSISAAKVMQKVESKERGAKLVQRHLKKYNQVLSTVLIGNNIVNISSSTLTSLLLSQIILNDQGLVAIVATLVVTPIIVLIGEIMPKMIAKANPFFYLKNFSWLIEFFNWVFFIIAYPISKLGKKVYITNSEDELKTMIDIAKEEGVLQKGESLLAQNALDLDSMKVTQHYVKLKEVVTIKYNSSIEEALEVFKDSNYSRLPVESKDGKLIGIVILKDIYHLKRGKVIDFIKSVPYISANSILSSALEKMRYAKAQMAFVVENNSSTDVIGIITIEDIIEELVGEIYDETDEVEDIYEISLEKSRVKSNALMKDIFKQLELNIDKLDEDELNLTLSEWMLNRSKRVRLIKNLKYTFEDVATFKVIETKNKNNKYAVIEVNRL, from the coding sequence ATGCCTAACTATATCAAAATAATTTTATTGGTAGTTTTGATCTTACTATTTCTTCTAAGTAGTATTTTTAGTGGAGCAGAAACTGCATATACATCAATTTCAGCTGCCAAAGTTATGCAAAAGGTTGAGAGTAAAGAACGTGGAGCTAAATTAGTTCAAAGACATCTAAAAAAATACAACCAAGTTTTAAGTACAGTATTGATTGGTAATAATATTGTTAATATCAGCTCATCTACTTTAACTTCCTTGTTACTTAGCCAAATCATTTTAAATGATCAAGGACTTGTAGCTATTGTTGCAACTTTGGTAGTTACTCCAATTATTGTTTTAATTGGTGAAATTATGCCAAAAATGATAGCTAAAGCAAATCCATTTTTCTATTTAAAAAACTTTTCATGACTAATTGAATTTTTTAATTGAGTCTTTTTTATAATTGCATATCCTATCAGTAAATTAGGTAAAAAAGTTTATATTACCAACTCTGAGGATGAACTTAAAACGATGATAGATATAGCTAAAGAAGAAGGGGTTCTTCAAAAAGGTGAAAGTCTATTGGCTCAGAATGCATTAGATCTAGATTCAATGAAAGTTACTCAACACTATGTAAAACTAAAAGAAGTTGTAACAATAAAATATAATAGTTCCATTGAAGAAGCTCTTGAAGTATTCAAGGACTCAAATTATTCTAGATTGCCCGTTGAGAGCAAAGATGGGAAACTTATTGGTATTGTAATCTTAAAGGATATTTACCATCTTAAAAGAGGAAAAGTTATAGATTTCATTAAATCGGTACCATATATTTCCGCTAATTCCATTCTTTCGAGTGCATTAGAAAAAATGAGATATGCAAAAGCACAAATGGCATTTGTTGTCGAAAACAACAGTTCGACAGATGTTATTGGAATTATTACTATTGAAGATATTATTGAAGAATTAGTTGGGGAAATTTATGATGAAACCGACGAAGTTGAAGATATTTATGAAATAAGTTTAGAGAAATCAAGAGTTAAATCAAACGCTTTAATGAAAGATATTTTCAAACAACTTGAGTTAAATATCGATAAACTTGATGAAGATGAGTTAAATTTAACCCTATCTGAGTGAATGTTAAATCGTTCCAAAAGAGTTAGATTGATTAAAAATTTAAAATATACCTTTGAAGATGTAGCTACATTTAAAGTTATTGAAACAAAAAATAAAAATAATAAATACGCAGTTATTGAAGTTAACCGTTTATAG
- a CDS encoding DHH family phosphoesterase yields MNKKQQFYLWIIIATASLVLVIVSLVLGINNHNILMEWIAIIALLFALIIFILSSYFAISNFIKSRELVKKSFSSYIDEIITNNNFGIIVYDNNDERITWASTFIKNRFDRNVIGLSLKDFFIKYYNKSKEFPRFNTFNISHNNFEYEVKVWSLKNIISIKDITNEVSIVREFRDQKVVLGEIEIDNYQLYQSILSEEQLFNINKSIVDNFEKYVKNPEYNFIYRQYTNGKFVIICNEKTLDLLEKESFTNFLTFKNFSEIGVSERISVSVGFAKGWPSLDMKIEQAKKALLQSKNRGGDQVTIFSNISTPVYYGSSSEILPDNSRTNIKLISNKLEQKLKSKNIKNVIIYGHKFADLDAIGSAYGVYKLAKNFGKDAYICNTTFDSTALKVIKKHNLKDEGVFIKPSEANSLTNSSTIVILVDNSVLNRTDNPNAIVNAKIDNIFIFDHHRVGPSVDFCLRENRYIDPNASSASEIVSEIIMFTQENNAIDALTAQLLLNGIYLDTAQFTKSITPRAFSAASYLESLGAKGTISNEILKIDEKTYKIVSELLENIQEVKPGYYLAYKDIEVSNDIISIASNEILKISGRVASFVVAKQENTNLYKLSARGINTNVQIICEDVGGGGHFGTAAAVTDEPLDVFIDNIIQAIVGGKTNESDIN; encoded by the coding sequence ATGAACAAAAAACAACAGTTTTATTTGTGAATAATTATAGCGACTGCATCGCTAGTTTTAGTTATTGTATCACTAGTTTTGGGTATAAATAATCATAATATTTTAATGGAATGGATAGCAATTATTGCATTATTATTTGCTTTAATCATATTTATATTAAGTTCATATTTTGCTATTTCTAACTTTATTAAAAGTAGGGAATTAGTTAAAAAATCATTTAGTTCTTACATTGATGAAATTATCACAAATAATAATTTCGGAATCATTGTTTATGATAACAACGATGAAAGAATAACTTGAGCAAGTACTTTTATAAAAAATAGATTTGATAGAAATGTTATTGGTTTATCATTAAAAGATTTTTTTATCAAGTATTATAATAAATCCAAGGAGTTTCCTAGATTTAATACCTTCAATATTTCGCACAATAATTTTGAGTATGAAGTTAAGGTTTGATCACTTAAAAACATTATTTCTATCAAGGATATAACTAATGAAGTAAGTATAGTTCGTGAATTTAGAGATCAAAAAGTTGTTTTAGGTGAAATTGAAATTGATAACTATCAATTGTATCAATCTATTTTAAGTGAAGAACAATTATTTAATATCAATAAGTCAATAGTGGATAATTTTGAGAAATATGTAAAAAATCCTGAATATAACTTTATTTATAGACAATATACTAATGGTAAGTTTGTTATTATTTGTAATGAAAAAACTCTTGATTTATTAGAAAAAGAATCATTCACAAATTTTTTAACATTTAAAAATTTTTCAGAAATTGGTGTTTCTGAACGTATTAGTGTTTCAGTTGGATTTGCTAAAGGTTGACCTAGTCTTGATATGAAAATTGAGCAGGCTAAAAAAGCTTTATTACAATCAAAAAATCGTGGTGGTGACCAAGTAACAATTTTTTCGAATATTTCAACTCCGGTTTATTATGGTTCAAGCAGTGAAATTTTACCTGACAACAGTAGAACAAATATCAAACTAATTTCGAATAAACTTGAACAAAAACTAAAATCAAAAAATATTAAAAACGTTATTATTTATGGACATAAATTTGCTGATTTAGATGCTATAGGTAGTGCATATGGTGTTTATAAGTTGGCTAAGAATTTTGGTAAAGATGCTTATATTTGCAACACCACATTCGACTCAACAGCATTAAAAGTTATTAAAAAACATAATCTAAAAGATGAAGGGGTATTCATCAAACCTTCAGAAGCAAATTCTTTAACAAATTCTTCAACAATAGTTATTTTAGTTGATAACTCTGTGTTAAATAGAACTGATAATCCAAATGCTATAGTAAATGCAAAAATAGATAATATATTTATTTTTGACCACCACAGAGTTGGACCAAGTGTTGACTTCTGTTTAAGAGAAAATCGTTATATTGATCCTAATGCTTCGAGTGCATCAGAAATTGTAAGTGAAATTATAATGTTTACTCAAGAAAATAATGCTATTGATGCTCTTACAGCTCAATTATTGCTAAATGGAATTTATTTAGATACAGCTCAATTTACTAAATCTATAACTCCAAGAGCTTTTAGCGCTGCTTCATACTTAGAAAGTTTAGGAGCTAAAGGAACAATTAGTAATGAAATATTAAAAATTGATGAAAAAACTTACAAAATTGTTAGTGAGCTACTTGAAAATATTCAAGAAGTTAAACCTGGATATTATTTAGCTTACAAAGATATTGAAGTAAGTAACGACATTATCAGTATTGCAAGTAATGAAATATTAAAAATTAGTGGACGTGTAGCAAGTTTTGTTGTTGCTAAACAAGAAAACACGAATTTATATAAATTGAGTGCTCGCGGAATAAATACAAACGTTCAAATTATTTGTGAAGATGTAGGTGGTGGAGGTCACTTCGGAACTGCTGCTGCAGTAACTGATGAACCACTTGATGTGTTTATAGATAATATTATTCAAGCTATCGTAGGAGGTAAAACAAATGAAAGTGATATTAATTAA
- the rplI gene encoding 50S ribosomal protein L9 codes for MKVILIKDCKDGKANTVIDVADGYAKNFLVRQGYALPYNESTKRTLERKLDQLSAKEHEKRQEALKIKEELENVRLVYELEANIDANFNLNVHGSISTKQIEKDLRNLGFKLDKHSLEKIHLVSNGTHEIKVKVYNDIVAKVYIEIKIKEVK; via the coding sequence ATGAAAGTGATATTAATTAAAGATTGTAAAGATGGTAAAGCTAATACAGTTATTGATGTAGCTGACGGATATGCAAAAAACTTTTTAGTTCGTCAAGGGTATGCGTTACCTTATAATGAAAGTACAAAGAGAACATTAGAAAGAAAATTAGACCAACTTAGTGCTAAAGAACATGAAAAAAGACAAGAGGCACTTAAAATTAAAGAAGAATTAGAAAATGTTAGATTAGTTTACGAACTTGAAGCTAATATTGATGCTAATTTCAATTTAAACGTTCATGGTTCAATTTCAACAAAACAAATTGAAAAAGATTTAAGAAATCTCGGTTTTAAACTAGATAAACACTCTCTTGAAAAAATTCACTTAGTTTCAAATGGAACTCATGAAATAAAAGTAAAAGTATACAATGACATTGTTGCAAAAGTTTATATTGAAATTAAAATCAAGGAAGTAAAATAA
- the dnaB gene encoding replicative DNA helicase, with protein sequence MHIGIKNNQIENNNSTIHFDEFGEKKVLGMLLVSKEKKYFEEAKNFLSEKCFYKYTNKTVYNALMSYYEANQDLGILEYQELVNYILSSVSPNSEINMDYIHDLVINASLVANRVQYFQQLNRLSALRDVENTLESMLYKVKTDPDTNLETFVPSLEMKISEASEVARINDFKSAREISDEYFMDLNKRRTANVDELFGVPTGFTDLDKAVQGFKGGELIIIAARPAMGKTAFALNIATNAARVGKKVAFFSLEMSDLQLMSRIYASLAEIDGNKLKKPQFITPEEWNIISTAKYSTIDPLPLYIDESTTSALGEIMWKTRKLKRTIGLDLIVIDYLQLLSIEGNNRDNRQNEVSKISRSLKQLSRELNVPVIALSQLSRSVENREDKRPLLSDLRESGAIEQDADMIFFLYRDDYYNRNKKSNYFLTKEQEQAAGSEVEIIIAKYRSGATDTKKLRFQMNISRFSDMIKKENNKE encoded by the coding sequence ATGCATATAGGCATTAAAAATAATCAAATCGAAAATAATAATTCAACAATTCACTTCGATGAATTTGGTGAAAAAAAAGTTTTAGGAATGCTTTTAGTCTCAAAAGAAAAAAAATATTTTGAAGAGGCTAAAAACTTTCTTAGTGAAAAATGCTTTTATAAATATACAAACAAAACTGTTTATAATGCTTTGATGAGTTATTATGAAGCTAATCAGGACCTAGGTATTTTAGAATATCAAGAATTAGTTAATTATATTCTCTCATCTGTAAGTCCTAATAGTGAAATAAACATGGATTACATCCACGATTTAGTTATAAATGCATCATTAGTGGCAAACAGGGTTCAATATTTTCAACAACTCAATCGTTTAAGCGCGCTCAGAGATGTAGAAAACACATTAGAATCGATGTTATATAAAGTTAAAACCGATCCAGACACAAATTTAGAAACTTTCGTTCCTTCACTTGAAATGAAAATTTCCGAAGCATCAGAAGTAGCAAGAATTAATGATTTTAAGTCTGCTAGAGAAATTTCTGATGAATATTTTATGGATCTTAATAAAAGAAGAACCGCAAATGTAGATGAACTTTTTGGCGTTCCAACAGGTTTTACTGATCTAGATAAGGCGGTTCAAGGCTTTAAGGGTGGTGAGTTAATTATAATAGCAGCTCGTCCTGCTATGGGTAAAACTGCATTTGCTTTGAATATCGCAACCAACGCAGCAAGAGTTGGAAAGAAAGTCGCCTTTTTTAGTCTAGAGATGTCTGATTTGCAGCTTATGTCTAGAATTTATGCATCTTTAGCTGAAATTGATGGAAATAAATTAAAAAAACCTCAATTTATCACACCTGAAGAATGAAATATAATTTCTACTGCCAAATATAGCACTATTGATCCACTTCCGCTTTATATAGATGAGTCAACTACATCTGCATTAGGCGAAATAATGTGGAAAACTCGAAAATTAAAAAGAACTATCGGATTAGATTTAATTGTTATCGACTACCTTCAACTTTTATCTATTGAAGGTAATAATAGAGATAATAGACAAAATGAAGTTTCGAAAATTTCAAGATCACTCAAACAATTATCTCGTGAATTGAATGTTCCAGTTATAGCTCTTTCGCAACTTTCTCGTTCAGTAGAAAATAGAGAAGACAAGCGTCCATTACTAAGTGATTTACGTGAGAGTGGTGCTATTGAACAAGATGCTGATATGATTTTCTTCTTGTATAGAGATGATTATTACAACAGGAACAAGAAAAGTAATTACTTTTTAACTAAAGAACAAGAACAAGCTGCTGGTTCAGAAGTGGAAATTATTATCGCAAAATATCGTTCTGGTGCTACAGACACAAAAAAATTAAGATTTCAAATGAATATCAGTCGTTTCAGCGATATGATAAAAAAAGAAAATAATAAGGAGTAA
- a CDS encoding PTS sugar transporter subunit IIA has translation MTIKELLNPKSIFIDIDVKDHNNALEIITEKLYDSKFIEDKERFLNALNYRENLMSTALNDGIAIPHGISSTVIKPTISLAILKNGIDWDAEDDVKVDLIFTIVLSKEDREIQLDSIQVIADYSLDDKFHAEIMSAKTQEQAYEVLLKYFPL, from the coding sequence ATGACTATTAAAGAACTTTTAAATCCTAAATCAATTTTTATTGATATCGATGTTAAAGACCATAATAATGCATTAGAAATCATTACTGAAAAATTATATGATTCAAAATTTATCGAGGATAAAGAAAGATTTCTTAATGCACTAAATTATAGAGAAAATTTAATGTCAACAGCATTAAATGATGGAATTGCTATTCCACATGGAATCTCATCAACGGTAATTAAACCAACTATTTCCTTAGCAATACTAAAAAATGGAATTGACTGAGATGCTGAAGACGATGTTAAAGTAGATTTAATTTTTACAATCGTATTAAGTAAAGAAGATCGTGAAATTCAGCTTGATTCAATTCAAGTAATTGCTGATTATTCTTTAGATGATAAATTTCATGCTGAAATTATGAGTGCTAAAACTCAAGAACAAGCATATGAAGTATTGTTAAAATATTTTCCGCTATAA
- a CDS encoding DegV family protein: protein MKKLGFIIDSFSSLTKEQANSLGFGFLSLQSEIDGEIFQDGLQEAEILLNKIDKASNILTSLPRLDLLEAEIERMSKSFDEVIILILHESLSSSARYCKTIAQEYKNVHVVSNFFSGDQFVDVALNAQKSYEQNQDINKVIEEIDEINEKSQTYILPVNLDYIIKGGRLTGAKKFIMTKIQMIPLLKYRESVTVSTLKRSTSSLISKTFEKLLKLIGGAEKVNEFSFRLIRGLDHKVVEVVKEIASELGIVLDSIQSTSGAVAIHCGPSAFSISVMPKLNNK, encoded by the coding sequence ATGAAAAAATTAGGTTTTATAATTGATTCTTTTAGTTCTTTGACTAAAGAACAAGCCAATTCATTAGGTTTTGGATTCCTTTCACTACAGTCAGAAATTGATGGTGAAATTTTTCAAGATGGACTTCAAGAAGCTGAAATTTTATTAAACAAAATTGACAAAGCAAGCAATATTTTAACCTCACTTCCTAGACTAGACTTACTTGAAGCTGAAATTGAAAGAATGTCAAAAAGTTTTGATGAAGTGATAATTTTAATTCTTCATGAAAGTCTCAGTAGCTCTGCAAGATACTGTAAAACAATTGCTCAAGAATATAAAAATGTGCATGTTGTAAGTAACTTTTTTAGTGGAGATCAATTTGTTGATGTAGCGCTAAATGCTCAAAAAAGTTATGAACAAAATCAAGATATAAATAAAGTTATTGAAGAAATTGATGAAATTAACGAAAAATCACAAACTTATATTTTACCTGTTAATTTGGATTACATCATCAAAGGTGGAAGATTAACTGGTGCTAAGAAATTCATTATGACTAAAATTCAAATGATTCCTTTGCTTAAATATAGAGAATCGGTTACTGTTTCAACATTAAAGAGAAGCACAAGCTCGTTAATTAGCAAAACATTTGAAAAACTTCTCAAGTTAATTGGTGGGGCTGAAAAAGTTAATGAATTTTCTTTCAGACTAATTAGAGGACTTGATCATAAAGTTGTTGAAGTTGTTAAAGAAATTGCAAGTGAATTAGGTATTGTTTTAGACTCAATTCAATCAACTTCCGGAGCTGTTGCGATTCATTGTGGACCTTCAGCATTTAGTATTTCAGTTATGCCTAAACTCAATAATAAGTAG
- a CDS encoding MHO_4530 family protein yields the protein MYIWIFVLIILILFILLVISGIVSILIFHYVNGRSNSGLILFKIDSINKRVLRFSETEKLLPTPLDYKKGKFEIYNYLPLNDFLEFFDSQTVSLIKDVLDNNLQRRVFITAQLNNNMKIKKTFLESFITKIDKKTKRNENILYNLNIVPLDDGSYYCSINWFLNEISKSKTLYKNEKNEFVKYVKGPFLCISILKKPYYFINKVTKNEKIKIIKKLKLQVHHVSVHESEELLMFIIKMPKKQKYDALIKSIKSLNQSTLFKKIIDVISIQEFKKIIDNYEFEVLLNKSRYCLYNLKNQNDSEQFSVYQILSDYKEGFDKFSNEYNSLLELNKNLRYKIKKLPILNYKSLQKTKYEVINFEYPGVDKNTIQFFNKIPYIRYKFEDWQIENYFKNNEFNEYNQSKQNKKIIIPISEQNFLNISAEIVPKNVILMIYSFDNSFDYTKLLFKFDEFRNREMECAIYINKITGQLMNLMNNKFVNPIIIGKNITTKINQQKVFFDCMNIYEVSKSIDAKLIYEIETLNFDNYHIEKLGIDSIYSENELSYDKK from the coding sequence ATGTACATTTGAATTTTTGTTTTAATAATTTTAATTTTATTTATATTACTCGTTATTAGCGGGATAGTTTCAATACTAATATTCCATTATGTCAACGGACGTTCAAATAGTGGGCTGATATTATTTAAAATTGACTCAATTAACAAGCGTGTTCTAAGATTTAGCGAAACCGAAAAACTATTACCTACTCCATTAGACTATAAAAAAGGTAAATTTGAAATATACAACTACCTTCCATTAAATGATTTTTTAGAGTTTTTTGACTCACAAACTGTTTCATTAATTAAGGATGTTTTAGATAATAATCTTCAAAGAAGAGTTTTCATAACTGCTCAGTTAAATAACAATATGAAAATTAAAAAAACATTTTTAGAATCATTTATTACTAAGATTGATAAGAAAACAAAAAGAAATGAAAATATTCTTTATAACCTAAATATCGTTCCTCTAGATGACGGAAGTTATTATTGTAGTATAAATTGATTTTTAAATGAAATTTCTAAATCAAAAACTCTATATAAAAACGAAAAGAATGAATTTGTAAAATATGTTAAAGGTCCTTTTTTATGTATTTCAATACTGAAAAAACCTTATTATTTCATTAACAAAGTTACAAAAAATGAAAAAATAAAAATTATTAAAAAATTAAAGCTTCAAGTACATCACGTATCAGTACATGAGAGTGAAGAATTGTTGATGTTTATCATTAAAATGCCAAAAAAACAAAAATATGATGCTTTAATTAAATCGATTAAAAGTTTAAATCAGTCAACACTATTCAAAAAAATAATTGACGTTATATCAATTCAAGAATTCAAAAAGATTATTGATAATTATGAATTCGAAGTTTTATTAAATAAATCTAGATACTGCTTATATAATCTTAAAAATCAAAACGACTCTGAGCAATTCTCAGTTTATCAAATTTTAAGTGACTATAAGGAAGGTTTTGATAAATTCAGCAATGAATATAACAGTTTATTAGAATTAAATAAAAATCTAAGATACAAAATTAAAAAATTGCCTATATTAAACTATAAGAGTTTACAAAAAACCAAGTATGAAGTAATAAATTTTGAGTATCCTGGAGTTGATAAAAATACAATTCAGTTTTTCAACAAGATTCCTTATATTAGATATAAATTTGAAGATTGACAAATTGAAAATTACTTTAAAAATAATGAATTTAATGAATATAACCAAAGTAAACAAAACAAAAAAATAATCATCCCAATCTCTGAACAAAATTTCCTTAATATTTCTGCTGAAATAGTTCCAAAAAATGTTATTTTAATGATTTATTCATTTGATAATAGTTTTGATTACACAAAATTATTATTTAAGTTCGATGAATTTAGAAACAGAGAAATGGAGTGTGCTATTTATATCAATAAAATAACAGGTCAATTAATGAATTTAATGAATAATAAATTCGTAAACCCTATAATTATTGGCAAAAATATAACAACTAAGATAAATCAGCAAAAAGTATTTTTTGACTGTATGAACATATATGAGGTTTCTAAATCAATTGATGCTAAATTAATTTATGAAATTGAAACGTTAAATTTCGATAATTATCATATCGAAAAACTTGGTATTGACTCCATTTATTCTGAAAATGAATTAAGTTATGATAAAAAATAA